A portion of the Aquicoccus sp. G2-2 genome contains these proteins:
- a CDS encoding bifunctional helix-turn-helix domain-containing protein/methylated-DNA--[protein]-cysteine S-methyltransferase: MTDPGYHYHVMRRALDEIDAAPGPLSLDELAATMGMSPAHFQRIFSAWVGVSPKRYQQYLQLGQAKRMLAENMTTLGVSHSLGLSGSGRLHDLFLRWEAMSPGEFARKGDGLEIAWGWFDSPFEQALVMGTAKGICGLAFASETGADAAMADMRARWPNARFIEDTETLRPLVEAAFSGKGETRLHMIGAPFQIKVWEALLHVPSGHVTTYSEIASAIGTPRAVRAVGTAVGRNPVSWLIPCHRALRKSGALGGYHWGLPVKRALLAWESARAEAGLNAPEPAHVG, encoded by the coding sequence ATGACAGACCCCGGTTATCACTACCACGTCATGCGCCGCGCGCTTGATGAGATTGATGCAGCCCCCGGCCCGCTTTCGCTTGATGAGCTTGCCGCCACGATGGGGATGAGCCCGGCTCATTTTCAGCGCATATTCTCGGCTTGGGTCGGCGTCTCTCCGAAACGGTATCAGCAATATCTTCAGCTTGGACAGGCCAAGCGGATGCTGGCGGAAAACATGACAACGCTTGGCGTCTCGCATTCGCTTGGCCTGTCCGGCTCGGGCCGCCTGCACGATCTGTTTTTGCGCTGGGAAGCAATGAGCCCCGGAGAGTTCGCCCGCAAGGGCGACGGGCTTGAAATTGCTTGGGGCTGGTTCGACAGCCCCTTCGAACAAGCTCTGGTGATGGGCACCGCGAAAGGGATCTGCGGCCTTGCCTTTGCCTCCGAAACCGGAGCAGACGCAGCCATGGCCGACATGCGCGCGCGCTGGCCCAATGCACGCTTCATCGAAGACACCGAAACGCTGCGCCCACTGGTGGAGGCGGCGTTTTCCGGCAAGGGCGAAACCCGGCTCCACATGATCGGCGCACCGTTTCAAATCAAGGTCTGGGAGGCGCTTCTGCATGTGCCGTCGGGCCATGTCACCACCTATTCCGAGATCGCCTCCGCCATTGGCACGCCCCGCGCCGTGCGCGCCGTCGGCACTGCGGTAGGGCGCAACCCGGTTAGCTGGCTCATCCCCTGCCACCGCGCCCTGCGCAAATCCGGTGCGCTGGGCGGGTATCACTGGGGCTTGCCGGTGAAACGCGCCCTTCTGGCTTGGGAAAGCGCCCGCGCAGAGGCGGGGCTGAACGCCCCCGAACCCGCGCACGTAGGGTAA
- the nth gene encoding endonuclease III, giving the protein MAKQLGYHTLREIFTRFQAAEAEPKGELEHVNAYTLLVAVALSAQATDTGVNKATRALFAQVDTPQKMLDLGEEGLIEHIKTIGLYRNKAKNVMKMARILVDDYGGEVPNSRAALQALPGVGRKTANVVLNMWWHYPAQAVDTHIFRVGNRSGICPGKDVVAVERAIEDNIPVDFQRHAHHWLILHGRYTCVARKPKCAACLIRDLCEFEEKTL; this is encoded by the coding sequence ATGGCAAAACAGCTTGGTTATCATACGCTCCGCGAGATATTCACCCGGTTTCAGGCGGCGGAAGCCGAACCGAAGGGCGAGCTTGAGCATGTCAACGCCTATACGCTTCTGGTGGCTGTCGCGCTGAGCGCGCAGGCGACCGATACAGGCGTGAACAAGGCGACCCGCGCGCTTTTTGCGCAGGTGGATACGCCGCAAAAGATGCTGGATTTGGGTGAAGAGGGGCTGATCGAACATATCAAAACCATCGGCCTTTATCGCAACAAGGCAAAGAACGTCATGAAGATGGCGCGTATTCTGGTCGATGATTATGGCGGGGAGGTGCCCAATTCGCGCGCCGCGTTGCAGGCGCTGCCCGGCGTCGGGCGCAAGACCGCGAATGTGGTGCTTAATATGTGGTGGCATTATCCGGCGCAGGCGGTGGATACGCATATCTTTCGTGTCGGCAATCGGAGCGGAATTTGCCCCGGCAAGGATGTGGTTGCCGTGGAGCGCGCGATTGAGGACAACATCCCGGTGGATTTTCAGCGCCATGCGCATCACTGGCTGATCCTGCACGGGCGCTATACCTGTGTGGCGCGCAAGCCGAAATGTGCGGCCTGCCTGATCCGCGATTTATGTGAATTTGAGGAGAAGACCCTGTGA
- a CDS encoding adenosine kinase: protein MSKYHVVGIGNAIVDVISQCDDAFLDRMGIGKGVMQLVEQERGEALYDAMENRRQAAGGSVANTLAGLGALGLRTGFIGRVRGDALGRFYADAMATGGTDFVNPPVTEGDLPTSRSMIFVSPDGERSMNTYLGISAELGPEDVSDAVAGDAKLLFLEGYLYDKPKGKAAFEAAARACREGGGKAGIALSDPFCVERHRDDFRRLVKELDFVIGNSHEWESLYQCDLGSALEQAAKDARTVVCTRSGDDVVLIEGGEQAVVPVDRIVPVDATGAGDQFAAGFLYGVSTGQSLAVAGQMGCIAAAEVISHYGARPERDVKALFREAGLV, encoded by the coding sequence GTGAGCAAGTATCATGTGGTGGGGATCGGCAATGCGATTGTCGATGTGATTTCGCAATGCGACGATGCGTTTCTGGACAGGATGGGGATTGGCAAAGGCGTCATGCAGTTGGTCGAGCAAGAGCGCGGCGAGGCGCTTTATGACGCGATGGAGAACCGCAGGCAGGCAGCGGGCGGGTCGGTCGCCAACACGCTGGCGGGGCTGGGCGCGCTGGGGCTTAGAACCGGGTTTATCGGCCGGGTGCGCGGCGATGCGCTGGGTCGGTTTTATGCCGATGCGATGGCGACGGGGGGCACCGATTTCGTTAACCCGCCGGTGACGGAAGGCGATTTGCCAACCTCGCGCTCGATGATCTTTGTCTCGCCTGACGGAGAGCGGTCGATGAACACCTATCTGGGTATTTCCGCCGAACTTGGCCCCGAGGATGTCAGCGATGCCGTGGCGGGCGATGCGAAGCTTTTGTTTCTGGAGGGGTATCTTTACGACAAGCCCAAGGGCAAGGCCGCGTTCGAGGCGGCCGCGCGGGCCTGTCGCGAGGGCGGCGGCAAGGCCGGTATCGCGCTTTCCGATCCGTTTTGCGTTGAGCGGCACCGCGATGATTTTCGCCGTCTGGTCAAGGAACTGGATTTCGTGATTGGCAACAGCCACGAATGGGAATCGCTTTATCAATGTGACCTTGGCAGCGCGCTGGAACAGGCGGCAAAGGATGCGCGGACCGTAGTTTGCACCCGCTCGGGCGATGATGTGGTGCTGATTGAAGGCGGCGAACAGGCGGTGGTTCCGGTTGACAGGATCGTGCCGGTCGATGCCACCGGGGCGGGCGATCAGTTTGCCGCTGGCTTCCTTTATGGTGTTTCTACCGGGCAGAGCCTTGCCGTGGCGGGGCAGATGGGCTGTATCGCGGCGGCGGAGGTCATCTCGCATTACGGGGCGCGCCCGGAACGCGATGTGAAGGCGCTTTTCCGCGAAGCGGGGCTGGTTTGA
- a CDS encoding bifunctional 2',3'-cyclic-nucleotide 2'-phosphodiesterase/3'-nucleotidase: MTESVAAHLNLRILQTTDLHGALRGHDYQADNPTETIGLSRTATLIETARNEARNTLLFDTGDCLQGSPVCDLAVASGLPHGQVHPMIAMMNALNFDAMTPGNHDLDFGAPFLLRALDDAAFPVLSSNLLHRREDGTPGDPVLIPETILIRRVRDLAGQPHTLRIGVLGCLPPQTLRWNHRLADSYCVSAMVPTIRARAAALRPRCDLVVLLAHCGITAGPDECDAENAVVALAALIDVDIVLSGHTHLTFPSPTAPTHPAIDHARGLIHGTPVLMPGFSGNHLGVADLSLTRDASGRWALSAAACALRPLARRDALGNISQTTPESPAICTSSDAAHRATLRYIRDPLGETRQPLHSFFSLLANDASLQLVARAQAEFLQNTIAGTPLAALPLLSAAAPFKSGRRGGPDHFTHLPTGPITRRGLTDLYTYPNTLCAVRLTGRNIREWLEHSASLFCQITPDSPRDTPLLNIGFPGYKFEIICGLTYEIDLSQPPRYSGLGGLADPCARRVCNLRWNGVALDDTQEFLLATNSYRAYGIGLDFMTPANGPAPEIVLESPTANRDILLAFIRRRTPLALTPHQVWRFTPQAGAQALFLTSPLARAYLGDPMLPPLEDIGDTPEGFAAFRVAL; this comes from the coding sequence ATGACCGAAAGCGTTGCCGCTCATCTTAACTTGCGGATTCTTCAAACAACCGACCTGCACGGCGCGCTCCGCGGGCATGATTATCAGGCCGACAACCCAACCGAGACAATCGGCCTCAGCCGCACTGCAACGCTGATCGAAACCGCCCGCAACGAGGCCCGTAACACCCTGCTGTTTGATACCGGCGATTGCCTTCAGGGCAGCCCGGTATGCGATCTCGCGGTCGCAAGCGGATTGCCTCACGGGCAGGTCCATCCGATGATCGCCATGATGAACGCGCTGAACTTCGACGCGATGACACCTGGCAATCACGATCTCGACTTCGGCGCGCCGTTTCTGCTGCGCGCGCTTGATGATGCCGCATTTCCCGTCCTGTCGTCCAACTTGCTTCACCGACGCGAGGATGGCACCCCCGGCGATCCGGTCCTGATACCCGAAACAATTCTCATCCGCAGGGTCCGCGATCTTGCTGGTCAACCCCACACCCTGCGCATTGGTGTGCTTGGCTGCCTGCCGCCGCAAACCCTGCGCTGGAACCACCGCCTTGCCGATAGCTACTGCGTCTCCGCCATGGTTCCCACTATCCGCGCGCGCGCCGCCGCCCTGCGCCCGCGCTGCGATCTTGTCGTGCTGCTGGCCCATTGCGGCATCACAGCCGGGCCGGACGAGTGCGATGCCGAAAACGCCGTGGTCGCCCTCGCCGCATTAATTGATGTCGATATCGTGCTCTCCGGGCACACGCATCTCACCTTCCCCTCGCCTACGGCCCCCACCCATCCCGCAATCGACCATGCGCGTGGCCTGATCCATGGCACACCGGTGCTCATGCCCGGCTTTTCCGGCAATCATCTTGGCGTTGCCGATCTGTCGCTCACGCGTGATGCGTCTGGCCGCTGGGCTCTCTCTGCCGCCGCCTGCGCGCTGCGGCCTCTCGCCCGGCGCGATGCTCTGGGCAATATCTCGCAAACCACGCCCGAAAGCCCTGCAATCTGCACCAGCTCCGACGCTGCACATCGCGCCACACTGCGCTATATCCGCGACCCTCTCGGCGAAACCCGCCAACCGCTGCACAGTTTCTTTTCGTTATTGGCCAACGATGCCAGTTTGCAGCTCGTCGCCCGCGCACAGGCCGAATTCCTGCAAAACACCATCGCGGGTACACCGCTCGCCGCCCTTCCACTGCTCTCTGCCGCCGCTCCCTTCAAATCAGGTCGGCGCGGCGGGCCGGACCATTTTACCCATCTTCCCACCGGCCCGATCACCCGACGTGGCCTGACTGATCTTTACACCTATCCAAACACGCTCTGCGCAGTGCGGCTGACCGGGCGCAACATACGTGAGTGGCTTGAACATTCTGCCAGCCTGTTTTGCCAAATTACCCCCGACAGCCCACGCGATACACCGCTGCTGAACATTGGTTTCCCCGGCTACAAATTCGAAATTATTTGCGGCCTCACCTATGAAATCGACCTGTCACAACCGCCGCGCTATTCGGGGCTGGGCGGGCTTGCCGATCCATGCGCGCGGCGGGTTTGCAACCTGCGCTGGAACGGGGTCGCGCTTGACGACACACAGGAATTCCTGCTCGCCACCAACAGCTACCGCGCCTATGGCATCGGTCTCGATTTCATGACGCCCGCCAATGGTCCAGCGCCCGAAATCGTCCTTGAAAGCCCGACGGCAAACCGCGACATCCTGCTCGCTTTCATCCGCCGCAGAACGCCGCTTGCCCTGACACCGCACCAAGTCTGGCGGTTCACGCCGCAAGCCGGTGCGCAGGCGCTGTTTCTCACCTCGCCATTGGCGCGCGCCTATCTTGGCGATCCGATGTTGCCGCCGCTTGAAGATATTGGCGATACACCCGAAGGCTTTGCCGCCTTTCGTGTTGCGCTCTGA
- a CDS encoding SRPBCC family protein encodes MKFKTREDIAAPIDYVFGAISDFEGFERQALRRGAEVARLDELEEPGEGMGWHIAFPFRGKRREMDVELVDYSPSTRMLLDSRMPGMNGEMSVELMALSKGRTRLELVIEFRPETLAARLLVQSIKLARSSLNKRLQLRVADFAKNTEDRYTRMA; translated from the coding sequence ATGAAATTCAAGACGCGGGAAGATATCGCAGCGCCGATTGACTATGTTTTCGGGGCGATTTCCGATTTCGAAGGGTTCGAGCGGCAGGCGCTTAGGCGGGGTGCGGAAGTTGCACGCTTGGACGAGTTGGAAGAACCGGGCGAAGGCATGGGGTGGCATATCGCCTTTCCGTTTCGTGGCAAGCGCCGGGAAATGGATGTTGAGCTGGTCGATTACAGCCCGTCAACGCGGATGTTGCTGGATAGCCGGATGCCGGGGATGAATGGCGAGATGTCAGTGGAGCTGATGGCGCTTTCCAAGGGGCGCACGCGGCTGGAACTGGTCATCGAGTTTCGCCCCGAGACGCTGGCGGCGCGGCTATTGGTGCAATCTATCAAGCTGGCGCGGTCGAGCCTCAACAAGCGGTTGCAGCTTCGCGTGGCGGACTTCGCCAAGAATACCGAGGATCGCTATACTAGGATGGCCTGA
- a CDS encoding prephenate dehydratase has product MNQRIAFQGEPGAYSHEACQTARPEMEALPCESFEEVIATAREGRADFAMLPVENSTYGRVADIHRLLPESGLRIVGEAFVRVRISLMALPGTRIEEIHTARAHPVLLPQSANFLKTNGIKGVAAPDSAGAAAALAKSKTPGEGVLASALAAEIYGLDLLARDIEDHGHNTTRFVIMGREMDTTPRGSLGMMTTFIFEVRNIPAALYKAMGGFATNGVNMTKLESYMVDGSFTATRFYADIDGHPDDPAVQRALDELAYFTSHIDILGVYPADRER; this is encoded by the coding sequence ATGAACCAGCGTATCGCCTTTCAGGGGGAACCCGGCGCCTATTCCCACGAAGCCTGCCAAACGGCCCGCCCCGAGATGGAGGCGTTACCTTGCGAAAGCTTCGAAGAGGTCATCGCCACCGCCCGCGAAGGCCGTGCCGATTTCGCAATGCTTCCCGTCGAAAACTCCACCTATGGCCGGGTGGCCGATATTCACCGGTTGTTGCCCGAAAGCGGGCTGCGAATCGTCGGAGAGGCCTTCGTGCGCGTGCGCATCAGTCTGATGGCACTGCCGGGCACGCGAATCGAGGAGATTCACACCGCCCGCGCCCATCCGGTGCTGCTGCCTCAATCAGCCAACTTCCTGAAAACAAACGGGATCAAGGGGGTCGCCGCGCCCGATAGCGCCGGCGCCGCCGCCGCGCTGGCCAAGTCTAAAACACCGGGCGAAGGCGTGCTCGCCTCGGCACTCGCAGCCGAGATTTACGGGCTGGACCTGCTCGCCCGCGATATCGAAGATCACGGCCATAACACCACCCGCTTTGTCATCATGGGCCGCGAAATGGATACCACACCGCGCGGCAGCTTGGGCATGATGACCACCTTCATTTTCGAGGTCCGCAACATCCCCGCCGCGCTTTACAAGGCGATGGGCGGTTTTGCCACCAATGGCGTGAACATGACCAAGCTGGAAAGCTACATGGTCGATGGCTCCTTCACCGCCACCCGCTTTTACGCCGACATCGACGGCCACCCCGATGATCCGGCGGTGCAGCGCGCGCTTGATGAACTGGCCTATTTCACCTCGCATATCGACATTTTGGGCGTTTACCCCGCCGACCGCGAACGTTGA
- a CDS encoding cytochrome c family protein: MFDTMTTTKVIGAFCGALLVFLLGHWASTLIYNIEPAHHGDEEAQASYVIEVEEVDTSKKADEGPTFEELLANADIKKGAKIAQKCKACHKFEDGVNATGPSLYGVVGREVDTEAGYTKYTGALLKVADVWTPENLNHFLTNPKKFAPGTAMGFAGLKKTEDRADLIAYLKSIPEG, translated from the coding sequence ATGTTTGACACGATGACGACAACCAAGGTTATTGGCGCTTTCTGCGGGGCACTTCTTGTGTTTTTGCTGGGCCACTGGGCTTCGACCCTGATTTACAATATCGAACCGGCCCATCACGGCGACGAGGAGGCGCAGGCGTCTTACGTTATCGAGGTGGAAGAGGTTGATACGAGCAAGAAAGCTGACGAAGGCCCGACCTTCGAAGAGTTGCTGGCCAATGCAGACATCAAGAAGGGCGCCAAGATCGCTCAAAAATGCAAGGCGTGCCACAAATTCGAGGACGGCGTGAATGCCACCGGCCCATCGCTTTACGGGGTGGTTGGCCGCGAGGTGGACACCGAGGCGGGCTATACGAAATACACCGGCGCGCTGTTGAAAGTGGCTGATGTGTGGACGCCCGAGAACCTCAACCATTTTCTGACCAACCCGAAGAAATTCGCACCGGGCACGGCGATGGGCTTTGCCGGGCTGAAGAAGACGGAAGACCGCGCCGACCTGATTGCTTATCTCAAGAGCATTCCGGAAGGTTGA
- a CDS encoding extracellular solute-binding protein: protein MSYMRISAFRPRIRGAVAIVALALASFSGAAGAEEIIKSHGYSYFGDLKYPADFNHFDYVNPDAPKGGKIVLSSLGTFDSLNPYSVKGRASGTWIWNTYESLLGPGPADTLGEQYGLLAESLEYDKDKTWVIFHMRPGAKFSDGTPVTAQDVVFSHNLLLEQGLPSYAQAVKRVVLSAEALDAHTVKFTFAKGISRRSLIDQVGGVPVWPKHWFDETGARLDESRLTYPPGSGPYVLDSYEVNRRVVYKRNPDYWGKDLPINKGRHNFDTIEIEYFGDDTAAFEAFKAGVYTFQIENDPKKWATGYEFPAVKKGWVKLESIPDLTPPTPTGFVFNLRRPIMQDIRVREALSLAFNFEWTNESLQYGLYKQRNSFVENAPHEAKGPPEGEELDLLKSLGDLVPEDMLAEPAVMAHSSKGDRLNDRRNLRKGMKLLSEAGWEAGPNGVRQNAKGEALTIDFPYPSSLGPIIGPIIDAYAENLKIMGVDVHPEKIDPAQYTLRSRKFDFDMVFDNYRTFLEAGTGLHQMYGSKEAKFSVFNPAGLASPLVDAIIDKALHSTSKEEEQAALMALDRALRYQHFMVPVWYNPDDWVAYWDMYDHPDPLPPYDLGYLDFWWYDAGKAEKLKAAGALR, encoded by the coding sequence ATGAGCTATATGCGGATTTCTGCGTTCCGGCCCCGGATCAGGGGAGCCGTTGCCATTGTCGCGCTGGCGCTGGCCAGTTTCAGCGGCGCGGCGGGTGCCGAAGAGATCATCAAGAGCCATGGCTATTCGTATTTCGGGGACCTGAAATACCCGGCTGATTTCAATCATTTCGATTATGTGAACCCGGATGCGCCGAAGGGCGGGAAAATCGTGCTGTCGTCGTTGGGGACGTTTGATTCGCTCAATCCCTACAGCGTGAAGGGCCGGGCCAGTGGCACGTGGATTTGGAACACCTATGAAAGCCTGCTTGGCCCCGGTCCGGCGGATACGTTGGGCGAGCAATACGGGCTGCTGGCCGAGAGCTTGGAGTATGACAAGGACAAGACTTGGGTGATTTTCCACATGCGGCCCGGGGCGAAATTTTCCGATGGCACGCCGGTGACGGCGCAGGACGTGGTGTTTTCGCATAACCTGCTGCTGGAGCAGGGGCTGCCATCCTATGCGCAAGCGGTGAAGCGGGTCGTGCTTTCGGCGGAGGCGTTGGATGCGCATACCGTAAAGTTTACGTTCGCCAAGGGCATTTCGCGGCGCAGCCTGATTGATCAGGTCGGCGGCGTGCCGGTCTGGCCAAAGCATTGGTTCGATGAAACCGGCGCGCGGCTGGATGAAAGCAGGCTGACCTATCCGCCGGGATCAGGGCCGTATGTGCTTGACAGTTACGAGGTCAACCGGCGCGTGGTTTACAAGCGCAACCCGGATTATTGGGGCAAGGATTTGCCGATCAACAAGGGGCGGCACAATTTCGATACTATCGAGATCGAATATTTCGGCGACGATACGGCCGCGTTCGAGGCGTTCAAGGCAGGGGTTTACACCTTCCAGATCGAGAACGACCCGAAGAAATGGGCGACGGGGTATGAGTTTCCCGCTGTGAAGAAAGGCTGGGTCAAGCTTGAGAGCATTCCCGACCTGACCCCGCCGACGCCGACCGGGTTTGTGTTCAACCTGCGCCGCCCGATCATGCAGGACATTCGGGTGCGCGAGGCGCTTTCGCTGGCGTTCAATTTCGAATGGACCAATGAATCGCTGCAATACGGGCTTTACAAGCAGCGCAATTCCTTCGTGGAAAACGCACCGCACGAGGCCAAGGGGCCGCCCGAGGGTGAGGAGTTGGACCTGCTGAAATCTTTGGGCGATCTGGTGCCCGAGGATATGCTGGCCGAGCCTGCGGTGATGGCGCATAGCTCAAAAGGGGACCGGCTCAATGACCGGCGCAACCTGCGCAAGGGTATGAAGCTTTTGAGCGAGGCCGGGTGGGAAGCCGGGCCGAACGGGGTGCGCCAGAATGCCAAGGGTGAGGCACTGACAATCGACTTCCCCTATCCATCCAGCCTTGGGCCGATCATCGGGCCGATCATCGACGCCTATGCCGAGAACCTGAAGATCATGGGCGTGGATGTGCATCCTGAGAAGATCGACCCGGCGCAATATACGCTGCGCAGTCGGAAGTTCGATTTCGATATGGTGTTTGACAATTACCGGACGTTCCTTGAAGCGGGCACCGGGCTGCATCAGATGTATGGCTCCAAGGAGGCCAAGTTTTCGGTGTTTAACCCGGCCGGATTGGCCAGCCCGCTGGTTGATGCGATCATCGACAAGGCGCTGCATTCCACCTCGAAAGAGGAAGAGCAGGCGGCTTTGATGGCGCTTGACCGGGCGCTGCGGTATCAGCACTTTATGGTGCCGGTCTGGTATAATCCGGATGATTGGGTGGCTTATTGGGATATGTATGACCACCCTGATCCGCTGCCGCCCTATGATCTGGGCTATCTCGATTTCTGGTGGTACGACGCAGGCAAGGCCGAGAAGCTGAAGGCTGCGGGCGCGTTGAGGTAG
- a CDS encoding microcin C ABC transporter permease YejB produces the protein MGAYILRRLLLIIPTLFGVMVVNFILVQFVPGGPIEQVIANVQGQGDVTAGFSGGGNADMGNAGGEAGGGERYIGARGLPPEFIDKLEKEFGLDKPPLQRFVLMMGNYLRFDFGESYFRSEKVTTLIADRLPVSITLGLWSTILAYIISIPLGITKAVRDGSRFDNWTSAVIIVAYAIPGFLFAILLLVLFAGGSYWQVFPFKGLTSDGWENFDLFHKVTDYLWHITLPVLAMSISGFASLTLLTKNSFLDEIKKQYVITARAKGLSERRVLYGHVFRNAMLIVIAGFPATFLLSFFGGSLIIEKVFSLEGLGLLGFEAAVARDYPLVFGTLFIFGLIGLLVNIVSDLMYVLVDPRIDFEKGKAEPWRFPRSTSAAGAISGATSVRSGRLWCSAFCSG, from the coding sequence ATGGGTGCCTATATCCTGCGCAGGTTGCTGTTGATCATCCCGACATTGTTCGGGGTGATGGTGGTGAATTTTATCCTCGTGCAGTTTGTGCCGGGCGGGCCGATTGAGCAGGTCATCGCCAATGTGCAGGGGCAGGGCGATGTGACCGCTGGATTTTCCGGCGGGGGTAACGCCGATATGGGCAATGCGGGCGGTGAGGCCGGTGGCGGGGAACGCTATATCGGCGCGCGCGGGTTGCCGCCGGAGTTTATCGACAAGCTGGAAAAAGAGTTCGGCCTCGACAAGCCGCCGCTGCAACGGTTCGTGCTGATGATGGGCAATTACCTGCGGTTCGATTTCGGGGAGAGCTATTTCCGGTCCGAAAAGGTGACGACGCTGATTGCCGACAGATTGCCGGTTTCCATCACGCTGGGGCTGTGGAGCACGATTCTGGCCTATATCATTTCGATCCCGCTTGGCATCACCAAGGCGGTGCGCGATGGGTCACGGTTCGACAACTGGACAAGTGCGGTGATTATCGTGGCCTATGCGATTCCCGGTTTCCTGTTCGCTATTCTGCTTCTGGTGCTGTTTGCGGGCGGGTCATATTGGCAGGTCTTCCCGTTCAAGGGGCTGACCAGTGATGGCTGGGAAAATTTCGACCTGTTCCACAAGGTGACGGATTATCTTTGGCATATCACTTTGCCGGTGCTGGCGATGTCAATCTCGGGCTTTGCCTCGCTCACGTTGCTGACGAAGAACAGTTTTCTGGATGAGATCAAGAAGCAATACGTGATAACCGCGCGGGCCAAGGGGCTTTCGGAGCGGCGGGTGCTTTATGGGCATGTCTTCCGCAATGCCATGTTGATCGTGATCGCGGGCTTTCCGGCGACATTCCTGCTGTCGTTCTTTGGCGGCTCGTTGATCATCGAGAAGGTCTTCTCGCTTGAGGGGCTTGGCCTTCTGGGGTTCGAGGCGGCGGTGGCGCGGGATTATCCGCTGGTGTTTGGCACGTTGTTCATTTTCGGGCTGATCGGCCTTTTGGTGAATATCGTCAGCGACCTGATGTATGTGTTGGTCGATCCGCGCATTGATTTCGAAAAAGGGAAGGCTGAACCGTGGCGCTTTCCCCGCTCAACAAGCGCCGCTGGCGCAATTTCCGGCGCAACAAGCGTGCGTTCTGGTCGTTTGTGGTGTTCTGCATTCTGTTCGGGCTGA
- a CDS encoding ABC transporter permease, whose amino-acid sequence MALSPLNKRRWRNFRRNKRAFWSFVVFCILFGLSLMAEVIANDKPIMLSYRGDLYFPIVNFYPETAFGGDFPTEAIYRDPEVKCLIETGGLDSCLDEPEALFEDAQDGEIDGKKIEKGWVLWPLIPYSFNTPVDRPGAAPLPPGDGNLLGTDAAKHDVLARVIYGFRLSILFTLIVTGISSVLGVIAGALQGFFGGLVDLIFQRLIEVWGAIPSLYVIIILFAILGRSFWLLVFVSVLFGWVGLVGVVRAEFLRARNLEYVRAAKALGVSNRVIMFRHMLPNAMVATLTFLPFIVTGVISSLAVLDYLGFGLPSSAPSLGELTLQAKENLQAPWLAFTAFTTYAVMLSLLVFIFEGLRDAFDPRKTFR is encoded by the coding sequence GTGGCGCTTTCCCCGCTCAACAAGCGCCGCTGGCGCAATTTCCGGCGCAACAAGCGTGCGTTCTGGTCGTTTGTGGTGTTCTGCATTCTGTTCGGGCTGAGCCTGATGGCCGAAGTGATCGCCAATGACAAGCCGATCATGCTGAGCTATCGCGGGGACCTTTATTTCCCGATCGTCAACTTTTACCCGGAAACCGCCTTTGGTGGCGATTTCCCGACGGAGGCAATCTATCGCGACCCGGAGGTGAAGTGCCTGATCGAAACCGGCGGGCTTGATAGCTGTCTTGATGAGCCAGAGGCGCTTTTTGAGGATGCGCAGGATGGTGAGATCGACGGGAAAAAGATCGAGAAGGGCTGGGTGCTTTGGCCGTTGATCCCTTATTCCTTCAATACGCCGGTGGATCGGCCGGGAGCGGCACCCTTGCCGCCGGGTGACGGTAATTTGCTTGGCACCGATGCGGCCAAGCATGATGTGCTGGCGCGGGTGATCTATGGCTTCCGGTTGTCGATTCTTTTTACGTTGATCGTGACGGGCATCTCTTCGGTTCTGGGTGTGATCGCGGGGGCGTTGCAGGGGTTCTTCGGTGGTTTGGTCGATCTGATTTTCCAGCGGTTGATCGAGGTATGGGGGGCGATTCCGTCGCTTTATGTGATCATCATTTTGTTTGCCATTCTCGGGCGAAGTTTCTGGCTTTTGGTTTTCGTGTCCGTCCTGTTTGGTTGGGTCGGGTTGGTGGGGGTGGTGCGCGCCGAGTTCCTGCGGGCGCGCAATCTTGAATATGTGCGCGCGGCAAAGGCGCTGGGCGTGTCCAATCGGGTGATCATGTTTCGCCACATGCTGCCCAACGCGATGGTGGCAACGCTGACCTTCCTGCCGTTCATCGTCACCGGGGTGATTTCCTCGCTGGCGGTGTTGGACTATCTGGGCTTTGGCCTGCCGTCTTCCGCGCCGTCACTGGGTGAGTTGACCTTGCAAGCGAAGGAAAACCTGCAAGCGCCGTGGCTGGCTTTCACGGCGTTTACCACCTATGCGGTGATGTTGTCGCTTCTGGTGTTCATCTTTGAGGGCCTGCGCGATGCTTTTGACCCGAGGAAGACCTTTCGATGA